One segment of bacterium DNA contains the following:
- the gcvPB gene encoding aminomethyl-transferring glycine dehydrogenase subunit GcvPB, which yields MRLIFEQGRKGRRGFKIPKKDVPISKVDIPEKYKRKTEINLPEVSELDVVRHFTNLSKLNFCVDTNFYPLGSCTMKYNPKFIEKAANLNGFRDLHPLLPQLSGGGRLTQGALEILYRIEQLLCEITGMDAFTMQPLAGAHGELTGTMLISAYHKDKGNKRKYIIIPDSSHGTNPASAAIAGYEVIVVHTDKDGFMDFDEFEEKMNENVAGVMLTCPNTLGLFNPKIKEICDISHKYDALVYYDGANLNAVLGKMRPGDIGFDIVHLNLHKTFATPHGGGGPGAGPVGVKKHLIEFLPISRVIMKKDGTFMLDYDYPKTIGYIAPFYGNFGVIIKAYAYILLLGKEGLLDVSDKAVLNANYLRAKLSKYYEIPYDKTCMHEFVLSVEDKKEKYGVSANDIAKYLIDKGIHPPTVYFPLIVKEALMIEPTETESKETLDEFIDVMVEIAKLCEEDPDKIKNAPYNTYISEPDEVKAAKDLDLSYKK from the coding sequence ATGCGATTGATTTTTGAGCAGGGTAGAAAAGGAAGAAGGGGTTTTAAAATTCCCAAAAAAGATGTTCCTATTTCAAAAGTAGATATTCCAGAAAAATATAAAAGGAAAACGGAAATTAACCTACCAGAAGTTTCAGAATTGGATGTTGTCAGACATTTTACAAATTTATCAAAATTAAATTTTTGTGTTGATACAAATTTTTATCCATTGGGTTCCTGCACAATGAAATATAACCCGAAATTCATTGAAAAGGCAGCAAATTTAAATGGGTTTAGGGATTTACATCCGCTTCTTCCTCAACTTTCAGGAGGTGGAAGATTAACTCAGGGTGCTCTTGAAATACTTTATAGAATAGAACAACTTTTATGTGAAATAACAGGGATGGATGCTTTCACTATGCAGCCATTAGCAGGAGCACATGGAGAACTCACAGGTACAATGCTTATATCTGCTTATCACAAAGATAAAGGAAATAAGCGAAAATATATAATAATTCCCGATTCCTCACACGGAACAAATCCTGCAAGTGCTGCAATTGCTGGATATGAGGTTATAGTTGTTCATACAGATAAAGATGGCTTTATGGATTTTGATGAATTTGAAGAAAAAATGAATGAAAATGTTGCAGGAGTTATGCTTACATGCCCAAATACTCTTGGTCTATTTAATCCAAAAATTAAAGAAATATGCGATATTTCTCATAAATATGATGCTTTAGTTTATTATGATGGAGCAAATTTGAACGCTGTTCTTGGGAAAATGAGACCAGGGGATATTGGTTTTGATATTGTTCACTTAAACTTACATAAAACATTTGCTACTCCGCATGGAGGAGGTGGTCCAGGAGCAGGTCCTGTTGGAGTAAAAAAACATCTTATTGAATTTTTGCCAATATCAAGAGTTATTATGAAAAAAGATGGAACTTTTATGCTTGATTATGATTATCCAAAAACAATTGGTTATATTGCCCCATTTTATGGGAATTTTGGAGTAATTATTAAAGCATATGCATATATTTTATTACTTGGAAAAGAGGGACTTTTAGATGTTTCTGATAAGGCAGTACTAAATGCAAATTATTTAAGAGCAAAATTGAGTAAATATTATGAAATCCCTTATGATAAAACATGTATGCACGAATTTGTATTATCAGTAGAAGATAAGAAAGAAAAATATGGAGTTAGTGCAAATGATATTGCAAAATATTTAATAGACAAAGGAATACATCCACCAACTGTTTATTTTCCACTGATTGTTAAAGAAGCATTAATGATAGAGCCAACTGAAACAGAAAGTAAAGAAACATTGGATGAATTTATTGATGTTATGGTAGAAATTGCAAAATTATGTGAAGAAGACCCGGATAAAATAAAAAATGCGCCCTATAATACATATATAAGTGAACCCGACGAAGTTAAGGCGGCAAAAGATTTAGACCTTTCTTATAAAAAATGA
- the lipA gene encoding lipoyl synthase — protein MKPDYLKKRINLEDTSYVKNILRDLSLHTVCEEAFCPNISECFSKRVATFLILGKICTRNCKFCDIEKGRPEELDKDEPEKVLEAVKKLRLSFVVITSVTRDDLEDGGSEIFKMCVLKIKNFDKNIKIETLIPDFKGNIKALEKVVSVSPEIISHNIETVPSLYSEIRSKANYKLSLSVLKNVKELNNKIYTKSGIMLGLGEKEDEVIKVMDDLRQVDCDFLSIGQYLSPSKNHYPVKEYISPEKFDYYKEKAMNSGFKYVKSGPFVRSSYLAEEYLLSNSKIP, from the coding sequence ATGAAACCTGATTACCTTAAAAAAAGAATAAATTTAGAAGATACATCTTATGTTAAAAATATTTTGAGGGACTTATCATTACATACTGTTTGTGAAGAAGCATTCTGTCCGAATATTTCGGAATGCTTTTCAAAAAGAGTAGCAACATTTTTAATATTGGGTAAAATATGCACAAGAAATTGTAAATTCTGTGATATAGAAAAAGGCAGACCAGAAGAATTAGATAAAGATGAACCAGAAAAAGTTTTAGAAGCAGTAAAAAAACTTCGTTTATCCTTTGTAGTAATTACAAGTGTTACAAGAGATGATCTTGAAGATGGGGGAAGTGAAATTTTTAAAATGTGTGTTCTAAAAATAAAAAATTTTGATAAAAATATAAAAATAGAAACATTGATACCTGATTTTAAAGGGAATATAAAAGCACTTGAAAAGGTTGTAAGTGTATCTCCAGAAATAATTTCTCATAATATTGAAACAGTCCCTTCCCTTTATTCAGAAATAAGAAGCAAAGCAAATTATAAACTTTCTCTTTCAGTTCTAAAAAATGTTAAAGAACTGAATAATAAAATATATACAAAATCAGGCATTATGCTTGGACTTGGTGAAAAGGAAGATGAAGTTATAAAAGTTATGGATGACTTAAGGCAGGTGGATTGTGATTTTTTAAGTATTGGACAGTATTTAAGCCCGAGTAAAAACCATTATCCTGTTAAAGAATATATCTCTCCTGAAAAATTTGATTATTATAAAGAAAAAGCAATGAATTCTGGCTTTAAATATGTAAAATCAGGTCCTTTTGTTAGAAGTTCTTACTTAGCAGAGGAATATTTGTTAAGTAATAGTAAAATCCCTTAA
- a CDS encoding lipoate--protein ligase family protein encodes MKSRYIFSSFSSPYENMAIDESLFISYFDKKVPTFRIYGWRPYSFSIGYSQKAKEILNLEKCKKDNIGIVRRITGGSMIFHADEVTYSIVCSESDIGNPASIKASYKILTSFILRAYEKLGLFPKYAIEFSDIIKEKSSFCFMSQEDYDIIIKGKKIGGNAQKRKKDVILIHGSIPLGDDYKIAQKYTKENLLKLNIRSSCLSEVLERKIDFFEFSEILKESFKEIFGEFEFDELDKKEINLKEALLKEKYSQDSWNLYYNET; translated from the coding sequence ATGAAAAGCAGATACATATTTTCTTCCTTTTCTTCACCTTATGAGAATATGGCAATAGATGAATCATTGTTTATTTCCTATTTTGATAAAAAAGTGCCTACATTTAGAATTTATGGATGGAGACCATATAGTTTTTCAATTGGATATTCTCAAAAAGCAAAAGAAATTTTGAATTTAGAAAAGTGCAAAAAAGACAATATTGGTATAGTAAGAAGGATAACAGGTGGAAGTATGATTTTTCATGCTGATGAGGTAACTTATTCAATTGTTTGTTCAGAAAGCGATATTGGAAATCCAGCAAGTATAAAGGCCTCATATAAAATTTTGACTTCTTTTATTTTAAGGGCATATGAAAAATTGGGACTTTTTCCAAAATATGCAATAGAATTTTCAGATATAATAAAAGAGAAATCATCTTTCTGTTTTATGTCTCAGGAGGACTATGATATTATTATAAAAGGAAAGAAAATTGGGGGCAATGCACAAAAAAGAAAAAAAGATGTTATTTTAATTCATGGTTCAATTCCACTTGGTGATGACTATAAAATTGCCCAAAAATATACAAAAGAAAATCTTTTGAAATTAAACATAAGAAGTTCCTGTTTATCAGAAGTTCTTGAAAGGAAAATTGACTTCTTTGAATTTTCAGAAATATTAAAAGAAAGTTTTAAAGAAATATTTGGTGAATTTGAATTTGATGAATTAGATAAAAAAGAAATTAACTTAAAAGAAGCATTATTGAAAGAGAAATATTCACAAGATTCATGGAATTTATATTACAATGAAACCTGA